In Capsicum annuum cultivar UCD-10X-F1 chromosome 7, UCD10Xv1.1, whole genome shotgun sequence, one genomic interval encodes:
- the LOC124885843 gene encoding uncharacterized protein LOC124885843, with amino-acid sequence MDIGDRSWMYLSRSADEYENRVKDFLNKAFERASLGNEILCPCRLCFNRYWHYRDVVEDHLFGHGFAPNYTQWVFHEEGISSTNIPHPSHKGHEGRNEGHGGVRQGLSEDVKRFFKLLEEVKQDLYTGCKSFSKLSFTIRMYLFKCIHRMTNVAFSYLLDLIKEAFSFAQIFESFHKTRKVIRDLGLNYEKIHACANDCMLFWNDNANLDNCIMCGSSRLKNIHDELTNKTTKVPTKVLRCFPLKPRLQRIFICSETSVVMRWHTTKRPKDGNLRHPADGEAWQHFDSMYLDFVKDIRNVRLGLSVHSEQ; translated from the exons ATGGATATTGGAGATAGAAGTTGGATGTATCTTTCAAGATCTGCAGATGAGTAtgaaaatagagtcaaagatttTCTCAATAAGGCATTTGAGCGAGCTTCTCTAGGAAATGAAATATTATGCCCATGCAGATTGTGCTTTAATCGCTATTGGCATTATCGAGATGTGGTGGAGGATCACTTATTTGGTCATGGATTTGCTCCTAATTACACTCAATGGGTTTTCCATGAAGAAGGAATTTCATCAACAAATATTCCACATCCAAGTCATAAAGGGCATGAAGGA AGGAATGAAGGGCATGGAGGAGTAAGACAGGGACTATCTGAAGATGTTAAGCGTTTTTTTAAATTACTGGAGGAAGTAAAACAAGATTTATATACGGGGTGTAAGAGTTTTTCTAAGCTGAGTTTCACCATCCGAATGTACTTGTTTAAATGCATTCACAGGATGACTAATGTAGCTTTCTCATACTTGCTAGACTTGATAAAAGAGGCTTTTTCATTTGCTCAGATTTTCGAGTCTTTCCACAAAACAAGAAAGGTGATAAGAGATTTGGGtctcaattatgaaaaaattcatgCATGCGCTAATGATTGCATGTTGTTCTGGAATGACAATGCAAATCTCGATAATTGCATTATGTGTGGGTCTTCTAGATTGAAGAATATTCATGATGAATTGACTAATAAGACCACTAAAGTTCCGACAAAGGTCTTAAGGTGTTTTCCTTTAAAGCCTAGGCTTCAGAGGATATTCATATGTTCTGAAACATCTGTAGTTATGAGATGGCATACTACTAAACGACCCAAAGATGGAAATTTAAGACATCCTGCTGATGGGGAAGCTTGGCAACATTTTGATTCCATGTATCTTGACTTCGTAAAAGATATTCGTAATGTTAGATTAGGTCTTTCAGTCCATTCAGAACAATGA